A window from Malania oleifera isolate guangnan ecotype guangnan chromosome 7, ASM2987363v1, whole genome shotgun sequence encodes these proteins:
- the LOC131160228 gene encoding zinc finger protein 4, with translation MKSPSIDLEVEASTENEFDVSSQVASNTSIQETSLSPRLSNSIMAQSDLGSVSLDLSLSFNSGNEESGGCRESIAFSLSSTSDQSSNVNEPTSHRDNMAEAVPRVFSCNYCQRKFLSSQALGGHQNAHKRERTLAKRAMRMNIFSERYANLASLPVQHGSPFRTLGIKAHSSAHQGFTPPVRPHDIRSSAMKFENGYLGQPIFVDDEDLELLWPGSFRQVSMASGAAHHPSFVLAGSSNMNFVEVTPSVKIDNHESTVPDLTLRL, from the coding sequence ATGAAATCACCGAGCATCGACCTTGAAGTAGAGGCCTCCACAGAAAATGAGTTCGACGTTAGCAGCCAAGTTGCCTCCAACACATCCATCCAAGAAACCTCCCTAAGCCCTCGCCTTTCAAATTCCATAATGGCTCAATCCGATTTGGGTTCAGTTTCCCTCGACTTGTCTCTCAGCTTCAACTCGGGCAACGAAGAATCAGGAGGTTGTAGGGAATCCATAGCCTTCTCCTTGTCGAGCACAAGCGATCAGAGCAGCAATGTCAATGAGCCCACATCCCACAGAGACAATATGGCAGAAGCTGTGCCCCGTGTTTTCTCCTGCAACTACTGCCAGCGCAAATTTTTGAGCTCGCAGGCTCTCGGTGGCCATCAGAATGCACATAAGAGAGAGAGAACGCTAGCGAAGCGAGCTATGAGAATGAACATTTTCTCGGAGAGGTATGCCAACCTTGCCTCCCTGCCTGTGCAGCATGGATCTCCATTCAGAACATTGGGGATTAAGGCACACTCGTCGGCCCACCAGGGCTTCACCCCGCCCGTGAGACCGCACGATATCAGAAGTAGTGCAATGAAGTTTGAAAATGGGTATCTCGGCCAGCCAATTTTCGTGGACGATGAGGATTTGGAGCTGTTATGGCCAGGGAGTTTCCGGCAGGTGTCTATGGCGTCCGGTGCTGCTCACCATCCAAGTTTTGTACTGGCAGGAAGCTCAAACATGAATTTTGTAGAGGTGACTCCATCGGTTAAAATAGATAACCATGAATCCACAGTACCAGATCTGACATTGAGACTTTGA